The following nucleotide sequence is from Parus major isolate Abel chromosome 4, Parus_major1.1, whole genome shotgun sequence.
AATTCCTGGAACTCATCCTTGTCCCACTTTTCCCGGATCATGCTTCCTATATTCTCAAGTGTTAAGGTCTGCTGATTGTCATTGGgccttttgttcttttttaatcttaataTTATTACAGTTTTCGAAAGTTTGAAATCACAAGAAACTCAAAAAGTGAGTTAAACCTTTGCTGCCCAAGATTGCTCAGCAGCAGAGTGTGGAATTAAACCTAGGCATTCTACAGTCTTCAACTTGGCTGATAACAAAGCAGAGTTCAGTGTTTTTTCCAACTTTCCTCCTATTGCCCCCACTAATCGCTAAAACGTGCCTCGTGGATAGCTGCTGTGACTTTATGCTCAGTTCAGCTTCAGTTACTGTATCCCTCATTCAATTGCGACAGTGGGACTACCCTTATTCTCTAATACTAGGTTACGCAAACAGATTAAGGAGCCATCTGCAGTACAAACTGAAACTGCTCTATAATCGCGTTCCCGGCTCACGCAGAATTTTGGCTTACGCAGGATCTGTGTCTCCTTGAATTATTCACCAGCCTCCCTGCTAcccctctccttcttcaagCTGGAAACTCACAGCAAGCGCTACGGTCAAGTATGCCAGCGATTAAATCACTGCGCTTTGAGCACGCTCAGCTCAGATTCCCTTTCGGAGatttaaaggaatatttgaGGTAGTtcaaagggaaagcaaaacctCTCCCTTCCTTGCGCCTCCTTTGAATGTGCTTGAAAGGACAGTAGATCAGAGCTTGCTGCTTTTGCCACTCTGCTGTCAACAGCTGAATTGTTATGTGATTTAATGCCAACGCATCCCTTACGTAGCTTTGTAAAGCctcaaaactaaaaatacacGCTTTCGTCAAGTATTTTCAGAGTATCTGTTTTACCTAGTCGTGTGCACAGCAACGTCTTGGTTCATCATTAGCGAAAACAATTCTGCATTCTCAAGTCTTTTCTGTTGTTACAGTCACCTTTACTAACAAGAAAGTCCTTTGAAATGACGAAACTGAAAACTCGCACTCTAAATCGCCTTTGTCTTCAGAGGGCTTTGCCACAGGAAAGCAGGACGGAGCCCTGACTACGTGTGTTGTAAAAGCAGCTGTAACAAAGGCCAGAGCTTCGTTTGTTTTCTGCCGAGAGACACACAGGCGGCGGCTGCGCTGCGGCTCCCGGGGAAGCTCCCTCCCGCAGCCGGAGGGGCAGGAGCGCCCGGACAGAGCCCGCCCGCCCTCTCCGGCCGGCGGGAGCCGCTGCTAGCCATGGCCGACAGTAAGCGGAAAAGAAaggaggcagaggcagggagggaagaggctAAGACTGAAGGCAGGAGATAGACGATCTGGAACGAGCAGCCCGAGCAGTGCCGGTCTAGAGCGAGAACAAGTGAACAGGGGGGAGGTGCTGCGGCACAGCGAGGCGCCGCCGAGAGCCGGGAGGAGGCGGCGGAGGCGGCCGGCCCCGCGTCGCTGGGAGCGCGGGTACGCTCCCGACCGTGCCAGCGGCAGCTCCGACCCTCGACACCCTCTGGGGCCGCCCTTGCACGTCCCACGGCGGAGGCGcgggaaggggggaaaagagaGGCTGACGCACGGGGCTTTTTAAAAGTGGGGTGAGCCATTGCCGCCGCTCCTGCGCAGCGAGCCCGGCCTCCGTACGGGAGGGAAAGTGAGCGGAGCGCGGGGCAGAAAAAAGAAGCGGCTGCCGCAGCGCACGCCGTCCCCAGCCGATGCCTCGGCCGCGCTCCCGCGATCCCTCAGGCGCTGCGGCCGCGCCGGCCGGGGCAGGAACTGCGCTTCCCGTGGGGCCGCGCGGCGCAGCCGGCATGCGtggcgggcggggcggggcggggcggggcggcaGGTTGCTGTTGTTACATAGGAAACAGCTGAAGAGTCTCCACATGACagggggggaaggaggaagtgGGGCGGCCCGCGgggctccgccgccgccgctccggtAGTCGCGGTGCTCGGCCGGCGGCTGCTGGCGGGGGGAGTCCTTTCCGCAACGCGTGGGCCGAACGCTCTCGAGGGCGGACCTGCGCCCCGGTACCGCCGCTGAagggaagcaggcagggagcgGGGGAGCCCCCCGCCGGGCCGCGGCGCCTCGCCGGGGAAGTTTGGTGCAGGGCGAGATCCCGCCGGCCGCGGCAGTGGCGCCGGGTATGAACGGCTTCGCCCCCGAGGAGGTGACCCAGCGCGGCGCAGAGCCCGCCGCCGCGGCGGTGGTGGGCAATGCGGGCTCCGCCGTGGAggtgccgccgccgccggcgcCGCCGGGGCTGGGTCCGGCCGCCGCCGCGGGCTCGGCGGGCGGCGGGTGCGCGGGTGGCCCCGGGGCcgggcagctgtgctgcctgcgGGAGGAGGGGGAACGATGCGGCCGCGCCGCCGGCAACGCCAGCTTCAGCAAGCGCATCCAGAAGAGCATTTCGCAGAAGAAGGTGAAGATCGAGCTGGACAAGAGCGTAAGTCCGCGAGGGGAGGACGCGCCAGGGCAGCCGCCGGGGCGGGCGGACAAAAGCGGCCGGTAGGTCGCTGCATCTGTCTTAGTTGCTCGGGGGACTTTTAAACAAGTTTAGTGGGGGAGCAGGGGTGTTTAGTGGCAGGGAGGTGTTCGTTCCCCCTTCCCACCTCTTTTCCGTAGCACGGCCGAGTTTGGCTGGCGCGACAGGAGCACTGCCTGAAAGTCCCTCCGGGCGGGGGACAgtgccagcctttcctgcctgctcctggggtCCCTTCTAGCCCCAAGAGCCTGGGCATCGGCTGCGTGTGCCCCGCTGTAGCCGGAGAGGGGATCAG
It contains:
- the SAP30 gene encoding histone deacetylase complex subunit SAP30 isoform X2, whose protein sequence is MNGFAPEEVTQRGAEPAAAAVVGNAGSAVEVPPPPAPPGLGPAAAAGSAGGGCAGGPGAGQLCCLREEGERCGRAAGNASFSKRIQKSISQKKVKIELDKSARHLYICDFHKNLIQSVRNRRKRKGSDDDGDSPVQDIDTPEIIGCHFRTIPVNEKDTLTYFIYSVKNDKNKPDLKMDSGVH